The nucleotide sequence CGAGGTCGAGGGTACGTGGGGGCGAGGGGAGCGCCTCGGGCCCGCGACTCTCGTCGTGACCGTCAATATCTGGCGAAGATCTGTGCCGAGCGTTGTACCAGTTGTAGCAAACTTCGTACCGAAGGTCTGTCCGGTAGTGCTCTGAGGGTCGCGGCAGCCGCTCACTGCCGCTGCCGCTGAAGCGCGAGTAGGTCGTGGATGGCGCGGCTCGTCGTGCGGACTGTCGCTCCTGGCGCGCCAAGCTTGCCAGCGGCTGAACGCGGCCGCAGTGGTTTGCATTGCGCTGCGACCGATCGAAGAGTGAAAAAGCACGTTGTGCCGGTAATTTACGTTCCCCGCCCGTAGCCCAAGTCGCACGTCCAGGAAACTCCTAGGGGTTCCCCCGATTCCTGCCCCCTTGCAGTCCCTTAGCGTTGTGCCCGAAGGAGGCGGGCGGACGAGCCGCCGAGCGGGTATGCCGCGCGGGACCGTCGATGAATGTAGGGCGCAACGTGGCGCCTCTGGCGGCACTCGGCGCTCCCGAATTCGAGTTTCAGCAATGCGCATGTCCGAGTCAGGCGCTACTATCAGTTCGTCTGGCAAATCGCGGCGGGTGGGGGACACAAGCCGCGGCCAGTTATCGGTGGGGGAAGTCAATGGTTGGTCGCGCGCGAACGCGTGAGACTCGGAGCAGCGTCGTCGCCGGCGATCCGGCGCCGGGGCGCCACCTCTTGGTCGCGTCGACCGGAGGGCACCTCGCAGAACTCGAGCGGTGGTCGAAGGTCATCGGATCGGACGCCGACTCGCTCTGGGTGACCTGCGAATCCCTTCACAGTGCGTCGGTGTTGCGAAACCGGAGGGTCCTCTTCCATCCGTACGTCGCGCCGCGTGATGCGGCGGGGTCGGCGAAGGCCTTCCTGCGGATGCGGAAGGAGATCGACTGGGCGGCCGAGGAGTTCTCTGCCGCCGTGACGACGGGTGCAGCTCTCGGGGTCGTCGGCCTCGCTGCCGCGCGCCTGCAAGGTGTCCCGTCCTTCTACTACGAGAGCGTGTCCCGTGTGAACGGGCCGTCGCTGAGCGGCAAGCTCGCCGGCCTCGACCCGGGTATCACCCGGTTCTGCCAGTACGAGCACTGGGCGAAGGGGTCGTGGACGTACCGTCGTTCGCTCTTCGACTCATTCGCCTCCGTGGCCAAGGCCCCGGTTGACCGACCCAAGCTGTTCGTCACGCTGGGGACGATCCAGCCGTACCGATTCGATGCCATGGTCGATGCAGTCATGTCGACTGGACTCGCCGATGACAGGACGGTGTGGCAGCTCGGAGCCACGAAACGCACTGACCTTCCGGGAACGACTGTGTCGCAGCTGAGTTCGACCGAGTTCGCAGAAGCCAGCCGCGGTGCGGACGTAGTCCTGACCCACGCCGGCGTCGGCACGATCATGAACCTGCTCGACATGGGCATCTCACCAGTCGTGACGCCGCGGCGATCGAGCCGGAAGGAACACGTCGACGATCACCAGTGCGAGATCGCCGGATTCCTTCGCCGCCGGGCGTTGGCGAGCGTGGCCGAGGTGGAGCAGCTGGACGAATCGGCCATTTTGGGAGCGTCGGGTTTGGCGACGGAACGCCGTAGCCGCGAGGACCTCCTCCCGGCGAACGCCTCCGGGTGAACGACCAGTCCAATGCTGCAGACGCACACTTCGCCCGTCGGTGCCACCGAGGGCATCAAGATTGATGATGTCCTCCCATACCGAGCTGACATCGACGGCTTGCGCGCCGTTGCCGTCACGGCCGTCGTCGTGTTTCACGCTGGCTTCAGCGGTCTACCGGGTGGCTTCATGGGCGTTGATGTCTTCTTCGTCATCTCCGGTTACCTCATTGGCGCTCAGGTATTTCGGCAGTCTGCTGGTGGTAGCTTCAGCTATCTGGCGTTCTACGCGCGACGTCTCCGGCGCTTGCTTCCTGCGCTACTGACGCTGATCGGCGCATTCTTCGTCATCGGTTGGTTCGTGCTCACGCCCGATGAACTCCGCGAACTCGGCAAGGAAAGCGTGGCAGCAATCGCGGGGGCGTCGAACGTGCTGTTCTACCTCGGCGGCGATTACTTCGCTCCAGCGGCCGACATGAAGCCCTTGCTTCATACGTGGTCGCTGGGCGTGGAAGAGCAGTTCTACATCCTCCTCCCCCTCTTGGCCATCCTCATGACGAAGGTCATCAGGATCCGGCCATTCGTCGGGCTCGCGGTCGTAACGGCGATCTCGTTCGG is from Mycolicibacterium grossiae and encodes:
- a CDS encoding glycosyltransferase; the protein is MVASTGGHLAELERWSKVIGSDADSLWVTCESLHSASVLRNRRVLFHPYVAPRDAAGSAKAFLRMRKEIDWAAEEFSAAVTTGAALGVVGLAAARLQGVPSFYYESVSRVNGPSLSGKLAGLDPGITRFCQYEHWAKGSWTYRRSLFDSFASVAKAPVDRPKLFVTLGTIQPYRFDAMVDAVMSTGLADDRTVWQLGATKRTDLPGTTVSQLSSTEFAEASRGADVVLTHAGVGTIMNLLDMGISPVVTPRRSSRKEHVDDHQCEIAGFLRRRALASVAEVEQLDESAILGASGLATERRSREDLLPANASG